From the genome of Streptomyces sp. NBC_00523:
CGGCGATCTCCACGACGGCGGTGGGCCGCTCGCACATCCGGAGGATCGCCACGTGCTCCGACTGCATGCCGGGGGCCGGCTCGCACTCGGCGACGACCAGGGTGACCAGGTCGAAGGCGGCGGAGTCGGACCGGGTGCGGCCGCCCGTCAGGGTGTACAGCCGGTCCGGCGCGTCGTCCCTGCCGGGGCGGGGGCGGGGTGTCATACGGCCGTGCCCCGGGCGGCGGCGACCGTGTCGACGGGTTCGCGCGGCGGGGCGACCAGGTGCTCGCCCAGCTGCTCGACCAGCTCGCTCATGTTGTGGCCGACGAGGCCCACGTCGGCGCTCTCGGCGGCGACGACCGCGAGGTGGGCGCCCGCACCCGCCTCCACGATGAAGAGGATGCCGCCGTAGAACTCGGCCATGGCGGAGCGGACGCCGCCGCTGCCGTTGCCGAATTCCACGGACGCGCCGTGGGACAGGCTCTGGATGCCGGCGGAGATCGCGGCGAGCTGGTCGGCCTGGTCGACGGAGAGTTCGGGCGTACGGCACAGCTTGAGGCCGTCCCTCGACAGCACGAGGGCGTGCCGGGCGCCGGGGGTCCGTTCGAGGAGCCCCTCCAGCAGCCAGTTGAGCTTCTCGTCGGTGGTGGCGGTCATCGGGAGCTGTCCTCCGGGGGTGGGGAGTCGGGCCGTACGGCGTTGCGGAAGCTGCTGAAGCGGGCCGCCCGCGCCTTGGGGTCGGGTGCGTCCTCCGCCGCGCCGGTCTCCCGGGCGGGTTCGGGGGCGGTGGCCCGGGCCCGGGCCTCGGCGGCGGCCAGGGTGCGCCCGCGCGAGCGCTTGGGCAGGCCGCTCTCGCCGAACTTCGGGAGGTTGCCGGTGGTCTCCGAGGCGGAGTCGGAGCGCATGGGCTCGGGGGCGGAAGGCCGGGCGGCGGGGTCCGTCCCCAGGGTGTGGACGGGCTCGGGCTCGGTCCCGGCGGGGGCGGCCGCCGGGGCGGGCGCGGAGGCGGCGGGCGCGGGTTCCGGGGTGGTCCGGGGCGTGGTGGCGCGGGTGACGATCTCCTGCGGGAGCATCATCAGCGCGCCGGTGCCGCCGCGCGCGGAGGGCCGGAAGGAGACGGTCAGCCCGTGCTTGCGGGCCAGCCGGCCGACGACGGCGAGCCCGAGGCGGGTGCCGGTCAGGCCGGTGAGGTCGGCGTCGTCGGCGGAGACGGCGCGCTCCGCCCGGCGCAGCTGCACGTCGCTCATGACGAGGCCGCTGTCCTCGACGGTGACGACGATCCCGGCCGGGACCTCCTCCACGTACACATGGACCTCGGCGGTGGGTGGCGAGAAGTTCGCGGCGTTGTCGAGGAGCTCGGCGAGGGCGTGCATGACGCCCTCGGCGGCGTGGCCGGAGACGGCGACGTCGCTGGTGGAGTGGAGCCGGACGCGCTGGTAGCCGCTGATCCGGCCCATCGCGCCGCGCAGCACGGACTCCATGACGATGGGCTTGGCCCAGCGCCGTCCGGAGCGGGCGCCGGTGAGCACGGCGATGGAGTCGGCGAGGCGGCCGGCCTGGGCGGTGCGGTGGTCGAGGTGGAGGAGGTCGGCGAGGACGTCCTCGGCGGTGTGCCGGTGCTCCATCTCGCGGAGGTCGGCGAGCATGCTCGTGGCCAGGGCCTGCATCCGGCCGGCCGCGTTGGCGCAGGCGGTGAGGGCGGCGGAGCGCTCGGTCTCGGCGCGCGCGGTGCGGGCCTTCAGCCGGGCGTTCTCGGCGGTGAGGCGGGCGGTGCCGGCCTCGGCCTCCTCCCTGGCCCTCGCCGTCTCCGCGGCGGCGGCCGCCTTGATGCGGGCGTTCTCCGCGGTGAACCGCTGGGCGTCGGCGGCGGAGGCCGAGACCATGCGGGAGACCTCCGCCGTGAACCGGCCGCTCTCGGCGGCGTGCGTCGCGCGGAGGCGGCGCACGGCGGCCCGGGCGTGGACGGCGGTGGTGACGGCGGCCACGAGGAGCAGGGCGGCCCCGCCGGAGCCCCAGGCCACCGCGGTCCTGGCCGATTCGGGAGCGGCGAAGGTCGCCCACACGCTCAGGGCTGCGGAGAGGGCCACCGTGACCAGAAGGGCCAGTGCGGTCGGCCGGGTAGAGGGGCGCAAAGCGGAGTCCTTGGGGCGGACGGCGGCGGACGGGGGCGATTCGGACCTGTGTGACGCGAGCGACAAACGTGACTAGTGGAACAGGAGATTCCCAGCTAAGTCCCCGTCACTATATGAGAATTGACGATCCCTTTGGGAAGAGCTTGTGGTGGGACCTGTTCTGTTTCTGATTTCAACTTGTCAATTTCTGACCGTTAACCTGGCTGGTGAGGCAATACCGCACGTTTCAGGAGTCAGAAGGGCAGGCCCCCGGTGAACCACCAGACCGCCGCCGCAGAACCGGCCGCAGCCGCTGCCGTCGCCGTGCCGGAGGTGGTCGCCGCCCCGGCGCTCGGCGGTCCGGAGCGCCCCGACGGGCGGCGGGCCGCGCTCGCCCCGGTCGCGCTGGTGGTCGCGGGCGCGCTGTCCGTGCAGTTCGGCGCCGCCATCGCGGTGCTGCTGATGCCCCGGGCCGGGGCGCTCGGGGTCGTCACGCTGCGGCTGGCCGCCGCCGCGCTCGTCCTGCTCGTCGTCTGCCGGCCGAAGCTGCGCGGCCACTCGCGGGCCGACTGGGGCACCGTGGTCGCCTTCGGCATCGCCATGGGCGGCATGAACACGCTGTTCTACCAGGCCGCCGACCGCATTCCGCTCGGCGCCGCCGTCACCCTCGAAGTGCTCGGCCCGCTCGCCCTGTCCGTGATCGCCTCGCGCCGCCTGGTGAACGTCGTCTGGGCGGCCCTCGCCCTCGGCGGCGTCGTCCTGCTCAGCGGCGGCGGCTTCGACCGGCTCGACCCGGTCGGCGCCGCCTACGCGCTGGGGGCCGGGGTGATGTGGGCGGCGTACATCGTCTTCAGCGCCCGCACCGGCCGCCGCTTCCCGCAGGCCGACGGCCTCGCCCTGGCGATGGTGGTCGCCGCGCTCCTCTCGCTGCCCCTCGGCATCATGGACGCGGGCTCCAAGCTCCTCGTCCCCACGACGCTCGGGCTCGGCGCGGCCGTCGCGCTCCTCAGCTCCGTGCTCCCGTACACCCTGGAACTCATCGCGCTGCGCCGTCTGCCCGCGCCCACCTTCGCCATCCTGATGAGCCTGGAACCCGCGATCGCCGCCATGGCCGGATTCCTCATCCTCCACCAGGCCCTGTCCCTGACGGACGCCCTCGCCATCGCGCTGGTCATCGGGGCGAGCATGGGGGCGGTACGGAGTCAGGTGCGGGGGGTCGCGAAGCGGTGACAGGGGCCGACGCGGTCAGCCCGCGTCCGGTTCCCACCACGACAGGTTCGCGGCCGCCCGCGCCACCGGCTCGATGACCTCCCAGCCCTCCGCGATCAGCCCCTGCTCGACGCGCCAGAGGTCCACCACCACGATCTCCGGGCCGCCGTCGGGAAGGCCGCGCCGGGAGTGCACCACGACGTGGTCGCCGTCGGCCAGCAGGTGATCGATCCCGACCTCCATCCCGGCGGTCGGGGCGATCGCCGCCTCCACGGCCGCCAGCCACTCCGCCTTGGTGGAGGTGATCCCGCCGGGCCGGTGGTGCGTGAAGCCCTCGCTCAGGAGCGGGGCCAGCGCCTCGGTGCTGCCGGTTTCGAGCAGGGTGGCCAGGGCCTGCCGCACGATGTTCCTGTTCTCGTCGCTCATGCGGCCCATGCTTTCCGCCGCCGCACCGGCTGTCGATGAAATGCCATGTCATGGCGGGCGGCCCCGGCGGCCGGTACGGTCGGCGCTCGTGCGGAAAGTCGGCGAACTCCTGCGGCACTGGCGCCACCGCCGGGGCGTCAGCCAGCTCGACCTCGCGCTCTCGGCCGGCGTCTCGCCCCGGCACGTCAGCCTCGTGGAGACCGGCAGGTCGCACCCCAGCGCCGACATGGTCCTCCGGCTGGCGGAGCACCTGGACGTCCCCCTGCGCGAGCGCAACCGGCTGCTCCTCGCGGCCGGCTTCGCGCCCCGGTACGCGGAACGCCCCCTGGGGCACGACGCGCTGGCGGCGGCCCGGGAGGCGGTCGAGCGGGTGCTCCGGGCGCACGAGCCGTATCCGGCGGTGGCCTTCGACCGCCACTGGGACATCGTGCGCGCCAACCGGGCCGTCGAGCCGTTCTTCGCGGGCGTCGCCCCCGAGCTGCTGCGCCCGCCGGTCAACCTCGTGCGCCTGGGCCTGGACCCCCGGGGATTCGCGCCCCTGGTGGTCAACCTCGTCGACGTGCGGACGCTGTTCCGGGCCCGCGTCGGCCGTCAGCTCGCCGCCGCCCCCGACGCCCGCCTCGCCGCCCTGTACGAGGAGCTGCTGGCGCCCGGCGGGGAGGACGAGGCGGAAGGCGCGTCGATCGCCGCCGGGTCCGAAGTCGTGATCCCGATGATCCTGAGGCTCGGCGGACGCGAGGTGCGGATGTTCTCGACCATCACCACCTTCGGCACCCCGATGGACATCACGCTGGACGAGATCGCGATCGAGCTGTACTACCCGGCGGACGAGGAGAGCGCGGCGTATTTCGGGCCCGCGCACCGCGCGCCCGAACGCTCCGATCCTCCCAACGTAGGCTGACAGCAGCCGACTTGGAGGGTTGCATGACGGAACGCGACGATCTTCTCGCGCTCATGGACGACCAGCGCACCAACTTCCTCTACACCGTCGCCAAGATCGACGACGACCAGGCGCGGACCCGTACGACGGTGAGTGAGCTGACCCTCGGCGGCATCCTCAAGCACCTCGGTTCGATGCACCGCATCTGGCTCGCCGTGATCGACGGCACCGCCCCGGCCAAGATCGAGTGGAGCGATCTCGATCCGGACAACGACCGGATGACCGACTCCGAAACCCTGCCGGAACTGCTGGAGACCTTCCGTGCGATGGCGGGCGCGTTCGACCGCGTGGTGCGGCAGGAACCCGATCTCGACCGCGCGATAGTGCTGCCCGCGTACCCCTGGTCCCCTCCCGAGCCGGTCCGCTGGACCGTCCGCCACGTCCTGTGGCACATCTTCCGCGAGACGGCCCACCACAGTGGTCACGCCGACATCGTCCGCGAGGCGCTGGACGGTGCGAGCACCACCGCGAAGATGGTGGGGAGGGAGTAGACGAGGAACCGGGCGGGCTTCCGTCCGGTTCCGGCGCGGAAAAAATCATGCAAGCGTGCTTGATTGTTTAGGGTTCCGCTGGCAGGCTCCCGGGCACGCCGTCACGCCCCGAGGGGAGCGCACCGTGTCCGATGCCTCAGCCGTGCTGGATGATCTGCGCAGCGAGAGCCTGGAGTGCGACCTGCTCGTCGCCGGGGCGAGCGCGAGACAGTGGGCGGGGGAGACCCCGGCCGAGGGGTGGACCCTCGCCCACCAGATCGCGCACCTGAGCTGGACCGACGACGTCGCGCTGATCTCCGTCACCGACCCCGGACGCTTCGGGGACGAGGTGGCCAAGGCCATGGAGGACCCCGAGGGCTTCGTGGACCGGGCCGCCGAGGAGATCGTCGCCGCGTATCCGCCGGACGCGCTGCTCATCCGCTGGCGCGAGGGCCGCGAGCGCCTGCAGGAGGCCCTGCGCGCCGCGCCCGCCGGGGCGAAGTTCCCCTGGTACGGGCCGCCGATGAGCGTCGCCTCCATGGCGACCGGGCGGCTGATGGAGACCTGGGCCCACGGTCAGGACATCGCCGACGCCCTCGGGGTCACCCGCACCCCGACCGCCCGGCTGCGCCACGTGGCCCGCATCGGGGTCCGGGCCCGCGACTACGCCTACTTCGTACGGGGCAAGCAACCGCCCGCCGAGGAGTTCCGGGTGGAACTGACCGCGCCCGGCGGTGAGTTGATCACGTACGGCCCCGAGGGCGCCGGCCAGCGCGTCACCGGGCCGCTGCACGACTTCTGCCTGCTCGTCACGCAGCGCGCCCACCGCGACGACCTGGCGGTGCGCGCGGAGGGGGCCGACGCCGACGCCTGGCTGTCGATCGCGCAGGCGTTCGCGGGCCCCGCGGGGGCGGGGCGGGCGCCGAAGGGGGAGCGATGACGGAGCCCGCGCCCCTCGCAGCCGAGCCCCCCGCGCCCCTCCGGATAGGCAACGCCTCCGGCTTCTACGGCGACCGCTTCGACGCCCTGCGCGAGATGCTGACCGGCGGCCCGCTCGACGTCCTCACCGGGGACTATCTCGCCGAGCTGACGATGCTCATCCTCGGCCGCAGCCGCCTCAAGGACCCGGCGCGCGGCTACGCCTCCACGTTCCTGCGGCAGTTGGAGGACGGCCTCGGGCTGGCCCGCGAGCGCGGGGTGCGGATCGTCGCCAACGCGGGCGGCCTCAACCCGGCCGGGCTCGCCGACGCGATCCGGGAGCTGGCCGAAAAGGTCGGCGTGCCGGTGCGCGTCGCGCATGTGGAGGGCGACAACATCCCCGTACCGGAGGGCTTCCTCACGGCCAACGCGTACCTTGGTGGGGCAGGCATCGCGGCTTGCCTGCGGGCCGGTGCCGAGGTCGTCGTCACCGGCCGGGTGACGGACGCCGCCCTCGTCACCGGCCCAGCCGCCGCCCACTTCGGCTGGGGTCCCGAGGACCACGACGCACTCGCCGGGGCCGTCGTCGCCGGGCACGTCCTGGAGTGCGGTACGCAGGCCACGGGCGGCAACTACGCCTTCTTCCGCGACCACGACATCCGCCGCCCCGGCTTCCCGGTCGCGGAGATCCACGCGGACGGCAGCTCCGTCATCACCAAGCACCACGGCACCGGGGGCGTCGTGGACCTCGGCACGGTCACCGCGCAGCTCCTCTACGAGACCGGCGGCGCCCGGTACGCGGGCCCCGACGTCACCGCGCGCCTCGACACCGTACGGCTGACGCAGGAAGGGCCGGACCGGGTCGCGGTCTCCGGCGTACGCGGGGAGGCCCCGCCGCCCACGCTCAAGGCCGGGCTGACCCGGCTCGGCGGCTGGCGCAACGAGGTCGTCTTCGTGCTCACCGGTCTCGACATCGAGGCCAAGGCGGCGCTCGTCCAGGGCCAGTTCGCGGACGCCTTCGCGCGCGCCGGACGGGAGCCCGGGGAAGTCCGCTGGGAGCTGGCCCGTACGGACAGACCCGACGCCGCCACCGAGGAGACCGCGAGCGCCCTGCTCAGGCTGGTCGTCCGGGACCCCGAACAGGAGCCCGTGGGGCGGGCGTTGTCCGGCGCGGCGATCGAGCTGGCCCTGGGCAGCTACCCCGGCTTCCATGTCACCGCCCCGCCCGGGAAGGGCGCGCCGTACGGGGTGTTCGAGGCGCGGTACGTACCGGCGGAGGACGTGGAGCACGTGGCCGTACTGCCGGACGGGACGCGCCACTTCGTCAAAGCACCTGCGCGGACACAGCCGCTGCGGGACGTCGAACAGCCTGATCTGCCACTGCCGTTGGAGGCCGGGCCCACGCGCCGTGCCCCCCTCGGCCGCGTCGCCGGGGCCCGCAGCGGGGACAAGGGCGGGGACGCCAACGTCGGGGTGTGGGTCCGGGACGAGGACGCCTGGCGGTGGCTGGCGCACGAGCTGACCGTCGACCGCTTCCGCGCGCTCCTCCCGGAGACCGACGGGCTCACCGTCGTACGCCATGTCCTGCCCAACCTGCGGGCGTTGAACTTCACCGTGCACGGGCTGCTCGGCGAAGGCGTCGCCGCGCAGCACCGCTTCGACCCGCAGGCCAAGGCGCTGGGCGAGTGGCTGCGCGCCCGCCACCTGGAGATACCCGTGACCCTTCTGGAGGTGCCCGCATGACCGTCCTGCCCACCGGGCTCGACACCGCGAGCCCCGACTACGCGGCCAACCGGGCCGCCATGCTCGACAAGCTGGCCGAGCTGGAGGCCGCGCACGCCAAGGCGCTGGAGGGCGGCGGCGAGAAGTACGTCGAGCGGCACCGGGGGCGCGGCAAGCTGCTGGCCCGCGAGCGCATCGAGCTGCTGCTCGACCCGGACACGCCCTTCCTGGAGCTGTCGCCGCTCGCGGCCTGGGGCAGCGAGTACGCGGTCGGCGCCTCGCTCGTCACCGGGATCGGGGTGGTGGAGGGCGTGGAGTGCCTGATCACCGCCAACGACCCGACCGTACGCGGCGGGGCGTCGAACCCGTGGACGCTGAAGAAGGCGCTGCGGGCCAACGAGATCGCCTTCGCGAACCGGCTGCCGGTCATCAGCCTGGTCGAGTCCGGGGGCGCGGACCTGCCGTCGCAGAAGGAGATCTTCATCCCCGGCGGCGCGCTCTTCCGCGACCTCACGCGGCTCTCCGCCGCCGGAATCCCCACCGTCGCCGTGGTCTTCGGCAACTCGACCGCCGGAGGCGCGTACGTCCCCGGGATGTCCGACCACACCGTGATGATCCAGGAACGCTCGAAGGTCTTCCTCGGCGGACCGCCCCTCGTGAAGATGGCGACCGGCGAGGAGAGCGACGACGAATCGCTCGGCGGCGCCGCGATGCACGCCCGCACGTCCGGGCTCGCCGACCACTTCGCCGTGGACGAGCCCGACGCGCTGCGCCAGGCCCGCCGCATCGTCGCCCGCCTCAACTGGCGCAAGGCGCACGCCGATCCGGGCCCCGCCGAGCAGCCCAAGTACGACGAGGACGAGCTCATCGGCATCGTGCCGGGCGACCTGAAGGTGCCGTTCGACCCGCGCGAGGTGATCGCCCGGCTGGTCGACGGCTCGGACTTCGACGCGTTCAAGCCGCTGTACGGGACGAGCCTGGTGACCGGCTGGGCGCGGCTGCACGGCTACCCGGTCGGCATTCTCGCCAACGCGCAGGGCGTGCTCTTCAGCGAGGAGTCGCAGAAGGCCGCCCAGTTCATCCAGCTCGCCAACCAGCGCGACATCCCGCTGCTCTTCCTGCACAACACCACCGGCTACATGGTCGGCAAGGAGTACGAGCAGGGCGGCATCATCAAGCACGGCGCGATGATGATCAACGCCGTCTCGAACTCGAAGGTCCCGCACCTCTCGGTCCTGATGGGCGCCTCCTACGGCGCCGGGCACTACGGCATGTGCGGCAGGGCGTACGACCCGCGCTTCCTCTTCGCCTGGCCCGGCAGCAAGTCCGCCGTCATGGGCCCGCAGCAGCTCGCCGGGGTGCTCTCCATCGTCGCCCGCGCCTCGGCCGCCGCGAAGGGACGCCCGTACGACGACGAGGCGGACGCCGCCCTGCGCGCGATGGTCGAGCAGCAGATCGAGTCCGAGTCCCTGCCGATGTTCCTGTCCGGGCGGCTGTACGACGACGGGGTCATCGACCCGCGCGACACCCGGACCGTCCTCGGCCTGTGCCTGTCCGCCATCCACACCGCACCGGTCGAGGGCGCCCGGGGCGGCTTCGGCGTCTTCCGGATGTGAGGGAGCTCCACGTGATCAAGAGTTTGCTCGTCGCCAACCGGGGCGAGATCGCCTGCCGGATCTTCCGCACCTGCCGGGCCCTCGGCATCGCCACCGTCGCCGTGTACTCGGACGCGGACGCCGGTGCGCTGCACGTCCGGGAGGCCGACACCGCCGTACGGCTGCCGGGCGCGGCCCCCGCCGATACGTATCTGCGCGGCGATCTCGTCGTGGCCGCCGCGCTCGCGGCCGGGGCGGACGCCGTGCACCCCGGCTACGGGTTCCTCTCCGAGAACGCGGACTTCGCCGCCGCCGTGCAGGACGCCGGGCTGCGGTGGATCGGGCCGCCCGTGAAGGCGATCGAGCTGATGGCGTCGAAGACCCGCGCCAAGGAGCTGATGGCCGCCGCCGGGGTGCCGCTCCTCGCGCCGGTCGACCCGGCCGCCGCGACCGCCGAGGACCTGCCGCTGCTGCTGAAGGCGGCGGCCGGCGGCGGCGGGCGGGGGATGCGGATCGTCCGTGAACTGGTGGACCTCCCGGGTGAGTTGACCGCCGCCGGGGCCGAGGCGCTGTCCGCGTTCGGGGACGGTGAGGTGTTCGCCGAGCCGTACGTGGAGCGCGGCCGGCACGTCGAGGTCCAGGTGATGGCGGACGAGCACGACGGGGTGTGGGCGCTGGGGACCCGGGACTGCTCGCTCCAGCGGCGGCACCAGAAGGTCATCGAGGAGGCGCCCGCGCCGGGCCTGCCGGACGCGCTGCGGGACCGGCTGCACGAGGCGGCGGTGGCGGCGGCCCGGGCCGTGGGCTACCGGGGGGCCGGGACCGTGGAGTTCCTGGTCGCCTCGGACGGGCGGCCGTACTTCCTGGAGATGAACACGCGGCTCCAGGTGGAGCACCCGGTGACCGAGGAGGTGTTCGGGCTCGACCTGGTCGCGCTCCAGCTCCGGATCGCGGAGGGCGAGCCGCTGCCCGCTGCCGAGCCCCCTTCGCCGTCCGGGCACGCCGTGGAGGCCCGGCTGTACGCGGAGGACCCGGCGCGAGACTGGCAGCCGCAGACCGGAGCACTGCTCTCGCTCCGGGTCCCGGAGGTGCCGGGGGTGCGGCTCGACACCGGGTACACCGGCGGCGACACGATCGGCGTGCACTACGACCCGATGATCGCCAAGGTGATCGCCCGGGCGCCGACCAGGGCCGAGGCGGTGCGGCTGCTCGCCCATGCGCTGGAGCGGGCACGCATCCACGGCCCGGTGACCAACCGGGACCTGCTCGTCCGGTCGTTGCGCCACCCGGACTTCGTGGCCGGGCGGCTGGACACGGGGTTCTACGACCGGCACCTGCCGGAGCTGACGGCTCCGGGCGATGAGGCGTCCGCCCGGCTCGCGGCCACCGCCGCCGCCGTGGTGGAGGCGGCCCGTAACGCCACCTCCACCACCAGGGGCGGCTTCACCCGCTTCGGCGCCTGGCGCAACCTCCCCTCACAGCCCCAGCTCCGGCGCTACCGCAGCGAACCGGACGGCGGCGAGCACGAGATCACGTACCGCCCGACCCGGGACGGCCTGAGCACCGGCGCCGACGGCATACGCGTCGTGTCGGCGGGCCGCGCCCGCGTCACCCTCGAACACGACGGCGTCACCCGGCACTTCGACGTCTTCCCGGACGACGGCACGGTCTACGTGGACACCGCCTCCGGCGCGTACACCTTCACCGCCCTGCCCCGCTTCACCGACCCGGCCGACCGCACCGAACCCGGCTCGCTGCTCGCGCCCATGCCCGGCACGGTGGTCCGCCTCGCGGACGGCCTCGCGGAGGGGGCCGCCGTGGTGGCCGGGCAGCCGCTGATCTGGCTGGAGGCGATGAAGATGGAGCACCGCATCCTCGCCCCCGCCTCCGGCACCCTCACCGCCCTGCACGCCGCGCCCGGCCTCCAGGTGGAGGTCGGCGCCCTGCTCGCCGTAGTCACGGAATCCGCAGACCCTGCTGAGGAGCACGCATGAGCACGAGCACCGTCCTCGAAACCGAAGAGCACCAGGCCCTGCGCGCCGCCGTCGCCGCCCTCGGGAAGCGGTACGGGCGGGAGTACATGCAGTCCCTCGTCAGCGAGGGGGCCCACCCCCGCGAGCTGTGGGCCGAGGCCGCGAAGGCGGGCTTCCTCGGCGTGAACCTCCCCGAGGAGTACGGCGGCGGGGGCGCGGGCATGGCGGAACTGTCCATCGTCCTCGAAGAGCTGGGCGCCTCCGGCTCGCCGCTCCTGATGATGATCGTGTCGCCCGCGATCTGCGGCACGGTGATATCCCGCTTCGGCACGGAGGAGCAGAAGCGGCAGTGGCTCCCCGGGCTCGCCGACGGCTCCCTCACCATGGCGTTCGGCATCACCGAGCCGGACGCCGGCTCCAACTCGCACCGCATCACGACCACGGCGCGCCGGGACGGCGGCGACTGGCTGCTCACCGGCCGCAAGGTGTTCGTGTCCGGCGTCGACATCGCGGACGCCACGCTGATCGTCGGCCGCACGGAGGACGCGCGGACCGGCAAGCTCAAGGCCTGCCTGTTCATCGTCCCGCGCGAGACGCCCGGCTTCCAGCGGAACCGGATCGACATGGAGGTCCACGCCCCGGAGAAGCAGTTCGAACTGGTCCTGGACGACGTCCGGCTGCCCGCCGAGGCGCTGGTGGGGGACGAGGACGCGGGGCTGCTCCAGCTCTTCGCCGGGCTCAACCCGGAACGCATCATGACTGCGGCCTTCGGCATCGGCATGGGGCGTTACGCGCTCGGCCGGGCGGTCGAGTACGCGAAGACGCGCCAGGTCTGGAAGGAGCCCATCGGCGCCCACCAGGCCATCGCCCACCCGCTGGCCCAGGCCCACATCGAACTCGAACTGGCCCGCCTGATGATGCAGAAGGCCGCC
Proteins encoded in this window:
- a CDS encoding EamA family transporter, which translates into the protein MNHQTAAAEPAAAAAVAVPEVVAAPALGGPERPDGRRAALAPVALVVAGALSVQFGAAIAVLLMPRAGALGVVTLRLAAAALVLLVVCRPKLRGHSRADWGTVVAFGIAMGGMNTLFYQAADRIPLGAAVTLEVLGPLALSVIASRRLVNVVWAALALGGVVLLSGGGFDRLDPVGAAYALGAGVMWAAYIVFSARTGRRFPQADGLALAMVVAALLSLPLGIMDAGSKLLVPTTLGLGAAVALLSSVLPYTLELIALRRLPAPTFAILMSLEPAIAAMAGFLILHQALSLTDALAIALVIGASMGAVRSQVRGVAKR
- a CDS encoding roadblock/LC7 domain-containing protein, with product MTATTDEKLNWLLEGLLERTPGARHALVLSRDGLKLCRTPELSVDQADQLAAISAGIQSLSHGASVEFGNGSGGVRSAMAEFYGGILFIVEAGAGAHLAVVAAESADVGLVGHNMSELVEQLGEHLVAPPREPVDTVAAARGTAV
- a CDS encoding sensor histidine kinase, which gives rise to MRPSTRPTALALLVTVALSAALSVWATFAAPESARTAVAWGSGGAALLLVAAVTTAVHARAAVRRLRATHAAESGRFTAEVSRMVSASAADAQRFTAENARIKAAAAAETARAREEAEAGTARLTAENARLKARTARAETERSAALTACANAAGRMQALATSMLADLREMEHRHTAEDVLADLLHLDHRTAQAGRLADSIAVLTGARSGRRWAKPIVMESVLRGAMGRISGYQRVRLHSTSDVAVSGHAAEGVMHALAELLDNAANFSPPTAEVHVYVEEVPAGIVVTVEDSGLVMSDVQLRRAERAVSADDADLTGLTGTRLGLAVVGRLARKHGLTVSFRPSARGGTGALMMLPQEIVTRATTPRTTPEPAPAASAPAPAAAPAGTEPEPVHTLGTDPAARPSAPEPMRSDSASETTGNLPKFGESGLPKRSRGRTLAAAEARARATAPEPARETGAAEDAPDPKARAARFSSFRNAVRPDSPPPEDSSR
- a CDS encoding DUF742 domain-containing protein: MTPRPRPGRDDAPDRLYTLTGGRTRSDSAAFDLVTLVVAECEPAPGMQSEHVAILRMCERPTAVVEIAADLDLPVSIVRILLCDLLDTGRISARHPRTARVSDRLPAPDILEQVLVGLRNL
- a CDS encoding acyl-CoA carboxylase subunit beta; this encodes MTVLPTGLDTASPDYAANRAAMLDKLAELEAAHAKALEGGGEKYVERHRGRGKLLARERIELLLDPDTPFLELSPLAAWGSEYAVGASLVTGIGVVEGVECLITANDPTVRGGASNPWTLKKALRANEIAFANRLPVISLVESGGADLPSQKEIFIPGGALFRDLTRLSAAGIPTVAVVFGNSTAGGAYVPGMSDHTVMIQERSKVFLGGPPLVKMATGEESDDESLGGAAMHARTSGLADHFAVDEPDALRQARRIVARLNWRKAHADPGPAEQPKYDEDELIGIVPGDLKVPFDPREVIARLVDGSDFDAFKPLYGTSLVTGWARLHGYPVGILANAQGVLFSEESQKAAQFIQLANQRDIPLLFLHNTTGYMVGKEYEQGGIIKHGAMMINAVSNSKVPHLSVLMGASYGAGHYGMCGRAYDPRFLFAWPGSKSAVMGPQQLAGVLSIVARASAAAKGRPYDDEADAALRAMVEQQIESESLPMFLSGRLYDDGVIDPRDTRTVLGLCLSAIHTAPVEGARGGFGVFRM
- a CDS encoding DinB family protein, with product MTERDDLLALMDDQRTNFLYTVAKIDDDQARTRTTVSELTLGGILKHLGSMHRIWLAVIDGTAPAKIEWSDLDPDNDRMTDSETLPELLETFRAMAGAFDRVVRQEPDLDRAIVLPAYPWSPPEPVRWTVRHVLWHIFRETAHHSGHADIVREALDGASTTAKMVGRE
- a CDS encoding TIGR03084 family metal-binding protein; amino-acid sequence: MSDASAVLDDLRSESLECDLLVAGASARQWAGETPAEGWTLAHQIAHLSWTDDVALISVTDPGRFGDEVAKAMEDPEGFVDRAAEEIVAAYPPDALLIRWREGRERLQEALRAAPAGAKFPWYGPPMSVASMATGRLMETWAHGQDIADALGVTRTPTARLRHVARIGVRARDYAYFVRGKQPPAEEFRVELTAPGGELITYGPEGAGQRVTGPLHDFCLLVTQRAHRDDLAVRAEGADADAWLSIAQAFAGPAGAGRAPKGER
- a CDS encoding helix-turn-helix domain-containing protein, whose protein sequence is MPCHGGRPRRPVRSALVRKVGELLRHWRHRRGVSQLDLALSAGVSPRHVSLVETGRSHPSADMVLRLAEHLDVPLRERNRLLLAAGFAPRYAERPLGHDALAAAREAVERVLRAHEPYPAVAFDRHWDIVRANRAVEPFFAGVAPELLRPPVNLVRLGLDPRGFAPLVVNLVDVRTLFRARVGRQLAAAPDARLAALYEELLAPGGEDEAEGASIAAGSEVVIPMILRLGGREVRMFSTITTFGTPMDITLDEIAIELYYPADEESAAYFGPAHRAPERSDPPNVG
- a CDS encoding nuclear transport factor 2 family protein, giving the protein MSDENRNIVRQALATLLETGSTEALAPLLSEGFTHHRPGGITSTKAEWLAAVEAAIAPTAGMEVGIDHLLADGDHVVVHSRRGLPDGGPEIVVVDLWRVEQGLIAEGWEVIEPVARAAANLSWWEPDAG
- a CDS encoding acyclic terpene utilization AtuA family protein, coding for MTEPAPLAAEPPAPLRIGNASGFYGDRFDALREMLTGGPLDVLTGDYLAELTMLILGRSRLKDPARGYASTFLRQLEDGLGLARERGVRIVANAGGLNPAGLADAIRELAEKVGVPVRVAHVEGDNIPVPEGFLTANAYLGGAGIAACLRAGAEVVVTGRVTDAALVTGPAAAHFGWGPEDHDALAGAVVAGHVLECGTQATGGNYAFFRDHDIRRPGFPVAEIHADGSSVITKHHGTGGVVDLGTVTAQLLYETGGARYAGPDVTARLDTVRLTQEGPDRVAVSGVRGEAPPPTLKAGLTRLGGWRNEVVFVLTGLDIEAKAALVQGQFADAFARAGREPGEVRWELARTDRPDAATEETASALLRLVVRDPEQEPVGRALSGAAIELALGSYPGFHVTAPPGKGAPYGVFEARYVPAEDVEHVAVLPDGTRHFVKAPARTQPLRDVEQPDLPLPLEAGPTRRAPLGRVAGARSGDKGGDANVGVWVRDEDAWRWLAHELTVDRFRALLPETDGLTVVRHVLPNLRALNFTVHGLLGEGVAAQHRFDPQAKALGEWLRARHLEIPVTLLEVPA